One Nostoc sp. UHCC 0302 DNA window includes the following coding sequences:
- a CDS encoding LLM class flavin-dependent oxidoreductase, which translates to MKTGIFCNYENPHQDARRAIFEQITLVKQAENLGFAEAWVSEHHFTEFNLSPSMLVLMAHLAGVTSTIRLGTAAVLLAFHNPITVAEDIATLDNLCNGRLLFGVAKGGPFPQHNKHFATPASESRARMLEAMALIQKLLYEKDVSFSGQYYQCDRLTIYPKPLQEKIPVYVATGSDDGIEFAAKNSFGLMGGPPFSLPRLKDTVAKYRALNSSGADNLMLARFFYVGKTYDEAVSEALPFIRKFSEKMKANSSQLMQTSANANQKPFDRTNICFDEDYLIENSIIGDVETCRDRIKKFQDELNLGTLALKPSSFDLRKNLESLTRYNQEVRNYV; encoded by the coding sequence ATGAAAACTGGAATTTTCTGCAATTACGAAAATCCTCACCAGGATGCTCGTCGTGCTATTTTTGAGCAAATCACACTGGTGAAGCAGGCGGAGAACTTAGGTTTTGCGGAAGCCTGGGTAAGTGAGCATCATTTCACTGAATTCAACCTCAGCCCTTCTATGTTGGTGTTGATGGCACATCTAGCGGGAGTGACCTCAACTATCCGATTAGGCACAGCGGCGGTATTGCTGGCGTTTCATAACCCGATTACAGTGGCAGAAGACATTGCTACCTTAGATAATCTGTGCAATGGAAGATTGTTGTTTGGAGTGGCTAAAGGTGGGCCATTTCCCCAACACAACAAGCATTTTGCCACACCAGCCAGTGAATCTCGTGCCAGGATGCTAGAGGCAATGGCGTTGATTCAAAAGCTTTTATATGAAAAAGATGTATCATTTAGCGGGCAGTATTATCAATGCGATCGCCTGACGATTTACCCGAAGCCCTTGCAGGAAAAAATTCCAGTGTATGTTGCCACAGGTAGTGATGACGGTATAGAATTTGCCGCCAAAAATTCCTTCGGCCTAATGGGGGGGCCACCGTTTTCTCTACCAAGATTGAAAGATACTGTTGCCAAATATCGAGCTTTAAATTCCAGTGGTGCGGATAATCTGATGTTGGCACGCTTCTTTTATGTTGGGAAAACATACGATGAGGCTGTGAGTGAAGCGTTGCCTTTCATCCGCAAATTCAGCGAGAAAATGAAAGCCAACTCGTCTCAATTAATGCAGACTAGTGCGAATGCCAATCAAAAACCATTTGATCGCACAAATATCTGTTTTGATGAAGACTATTTGATTGAGAACTCAATTATCGGTGATGTGGAGACTTGTCGTGACAGAATCAAAAAATTTCAGGATGAATTAAACTTAGGGACGCTGGCACTCAAACCCTCATCTTTTGATTTGCGAAAAAACCTTGAAAGTTTAACGCGCTATAACCAAGAGGTGCGGAATTATGTCTAA
- the cysK gene encoding cysteine synthase A encodes MRIAKDITELIGRTPLVQLNKIPQAEGVVARIVVKLEGMNPAASVKDRIGVSMVLSAEAEGSIEPGKTILVEPTSGNTGIALAMVAAARGYRLILTMPETMSQERRAMLRAYGASLELTPGTEGMRGAIRKAEEIVASTPNAYMLQQFRNPANPKIHRDTTAEEIWTDTDGEVDIVIAGVGTGGTITGIAEVLKQRKRSFQAIAVEPSNSPVLSGGEAGPHKIQGIGAGFVPDVLRLELVDEVIRVSDEQAIALGRRLAKEEGLLSGISSGAALSAAIQVGKRPENAGRLIVMIQPSFGERYLSTPMFQDLTLETAGVR; translated from the coding sequence ATGCGAATTGCTAAAGATATCACAGAACTGATTGGACGAACTCCTTTAGTTCAGCTAAACAAGATTCCTCAAGCTGAGGGAGTAGTGGCGAGGATAGTTGTCAAACTAGAAGGCATGAACCCAGCGGCTTCGGTTAAAGACCGCATTGGGGTAAGCATGGTACTCTCAGCAGAAGCAGAGGGTTCAATTGAGCCAGGGAAAACGATCTTAGTAGAGCCAACTTCAGGCAATACTGGAATTGCGCTAGCGATGGTAGCAGCGGCGCGTGGCTACCGTTTGATTTTGACAATGCCGGAGACGATGAGTCAAGAACGGCGAGCTATGCTGAGAGCTTATGGTGCATCTCTAGAGTTAACACCAGGGACTGAGGGGATGCGCGGGGCAATTCGCAAAGCCGAAGAAATTGTAGCTAGCACTCCTAATGCTTATATGCTGCAACAGTTTCGCAACCCAGCTAATCCCAAAATTCATCGCGACACTACCGCCGAAGAAATTTGGACGGATACTGATGGCGAAGTGGATATTGTGATTGCTGGGGTAGGTACTGGCGGGACAATTACCGGGATTGCCGAAGTACTCAAGCAACGCAAAAGAAGTTTTCAAGCGATCGCAGTTGAACCCAGCAACAGTCCAGTACTCTCTGGTGGTGAAGCCGGGCCACATAAAATCCAAGGCATTGGAGCCGGATTTGTCCCAGATGTGCTGCGTCTAGAACTAGTTGATGAAGTGATTAGAGTCAGCGATGAACAAGCGATCGCACTTGGACGACGCCTGGCAAAAGAAGAAGGATTATTATCTGGGATATCCTCTGGCGCTGCTTTATCTGCCGCCATTCAAGTAGGTAAACGTCCAGAAAATGCCGGACGTTTAATCGTGATGATTCAGCCTTCCTTTGGCGAACGTTACCTCAGCACACCCATGTTTCAAGATTTGACACTAGAAACTGCTGGCGTGCGTTAA
- a CDS encoding ArsC/Spx/MgsR family protein, whose translation MARVIFYSKPGCKGGIKQKVLLTAAGHEVVAHSLLSEPWTVERLRSFFGDRPVTEWFNPSAPKVKSGEVVPEKLDEQTALLLMLQDPLLIRRPLIEVGDHREVGFDTEKLDAWIGLKPVDESLRAISESLMSQDLQGCSHGHGHHEHDHEHHQKGGCKNH comes from the coding sequence ATGGCAAGAGTAATTTTCTATAGTAAACCGGGCTGTAAAGGTGGTATTAAACAAAAAGTATTGCTCACAGCAGCCGGTCATGAAGTGGTAGCACACAGCCTATTATCAGAACCTTGGACAGTTGAACGGTTGCGCTCATTTTTTGGCGATCGCCCCGTAACCGAGTGGTTTAATCCTTCTGCACCCAAGGTAAAATCTGGTGAGGTGGTTCCTGAAAAACTGGATGAACAAACTGCCTTGTTGCTAATGTTGCAAGACCCTTTGTTAATTCGTCGTCCTTTGATTGAAGTAGGCGATCACCGCGAAGTAGGTTTTGATACTGAAAAGCTTGATGCTTGGATTGGCTTAAAGCCTGTAGATGAATCCTTACGAGCAATCAGCGAAAGCCTGATGAGCCAAGACTTGCAAGGTTGCTCTCACGGTCATGGTCATCACGAACATGATCATGAACACCACCAAAAAGGTGGCTGTAAGAATCATTAA
- a CDS encoding cupin domain-containing protein — MKGKDWLLTGDGDYQACKSVRAWDLLRENYRFYRFLTELEDVLNNADDESSRLPDIRMLVRRLITNSYWVRSQYLEPSAKTGTSVLLLYDELGFPLTVQTVTFAPGTLSNIHNHGTWGVVAVLKGQEKNTVWRRTHSPEFEDKIEPSGEITLFPGDIMSFTPGAIHSVQAVGDEPTVTFNIYGETDPKERFEFDSVTHSSRNF; from the coding sequence ATGAAAGGTAAGGACTGGCTACTAACTGGAGACGGAGACTATCAAGCCTGTAAATCTGTAAGAGCGTGGGATTTGCTGCGGGAGAATTATCGCTTTTATCGGTTTTTAACTGAACTGGAAGATGTTCTCAATAATGCAGATGATGAATCCAGCCGTCTTCCAGATATTCGGATGCTCGTCAGGCGTTTAATTACGAATTCCTACTGGGTACGAAGTCAATATTTAGAGCCTTCTGCCAAAACAGGAACTTCGGTTCTACTCCTATACGATGAATTAGGTTTTCCCTTGACAGTGCAAACAGTAACATTTGCACCAGGAACCCTGTCAAATATTCATAATCATGGGACATGGGGAGTTGTAGCGGTGTTAAAAGGTCAAGAAAAAAACACTGTTTGGCGACGCACCCACAGCCCAGAATTTGAGGACAAAATTGAACCATCAGGAGAGATAACACTATTTCCAGGAGATATTATGAGTTTTACTCCTGGTGCAATTCATAGTGTGCAAGCAGTGGGTGATGAACCTACTGTGACTTTTAATATTTATGGCGAAACTGATCCAAAAGAGCGATTTGAATTTGATTCAGTTACCCATAGTTCTAGGAATTTCTAG